The window TGGAACTGGAACATGGGGTAAACTAGCGTTTTATCAATTTCACATTCCGTCATGTAATTTTGAGTGAGGTCTAGAAGGGCGCAGTCGCGGTCGTGCTTTTCCATATTGATGTCGTCGTTGCATAGCACCGCGAACGACAGCAGCACGCTGTACGCCTCGCGTTCCCCCCACGTGTCGTGCTTCTGCGCCATGTAGACCAGAGCCACCATCAACAATCTTGCCTCACACGGCAATGCTTGCAAGAATTCCCATTTGGCACCTCTGATAGTGTGCCtataaaaatgttcaataaacGAAGCTTTTCGACGCGATCCCAACCGTCCTCGAATATGACGTTGCTGACCGTATAATCTGGTTTTGGAACATCCGGCATTTTCGTGCTAACTTTAATACTTTCGCCATTATCTCTTTCAATTTGGAAAGAGTCTCTGCTGTAGTTGGATAATAAGTTGAGGGCATACTTGATGATGTCCGCAGAAAACAGGAGTGCATCAGGCATTGAACGGTCATGAAATGCCCAACCACCATCGATAATACCCTGGGTGTACAAGTTTATATACGGTATGGCGATGTATCTTAAAGCTATGCCTTTCTCGAACCACTGCAGATCATTAGGCGTAATGTGGATCTGTTGTTTGTTAAAGAAGTAATGATAGGGTATACCGAGTGACGGTGGAGTGCGAAGCGCATTTAATATATCCTTTTCTTTTAGTAAGATATCATTCCTTTCTTTCGgtttgaatgtttttgtaactTCATTAAGAGCTTCGTCTTTTGATTGACTTGATAGCCATCGAAGTATTATTTCATATTGAGCAGCAAGCTGATTTCGTACTTCAAATCTTTTCAAAAAGTCAGCGAAAAATCCTTCGGGATAAATTGTTGTGTCGGtaaccaaaataaaaacggAAAACTTCTctatagttaatttatattttcttaagaAATTGCTAAATCGTAGCAATTTACACTGAATGCCATTCGTGGTAGGATTGAAAGAAACTTGATAATAATTGATGTAGGAATTACTTAAGATGCCTACTTCAATGTCGTTGCTCATGGTTGGATATTTCAGTTTGTTAGCGAGCGCGACACATTGCTCCTTGGCTTCCAATTCGCATATAACGTAGTCGAAGCCCATCTCTTCCAGCACCTGTCTGCAAATAGTTTTCATGAACACTGTCGATACAAAGTTTCCGTAATACtgagtcatttttttattgcgtcgCTTTTCGATATCTTTCGACCCTCCtttgaaaataaagtaacaCTTTACATTGGCTTTGATAAACTTGCCGAGTTCATTTTTCAAGAAATTCGCAAAATGGTTACTTTCACAGCCGTAATTAGCCGAAAGCTCACTTTTCTTGTACATTTCATAGAAATAGTTCTGTGCGTCTATAACGAGACTGCAGTTTTTTAGGACATGCGGCTTCGACTCTTTGGCCAACAATGTGTTAAATTTTTGTATCCTCATGCTGACTtctgaaacaaacaaaacattacaaaattgatTGTAAACAATATAGTTCAAATGTAGAATTTAATCGGCATGAGAGATACTGATAGCATAGTTTATCAAAAATCCGGAATAGCAgatgtttatggacggtcgaaGAAAATGTTTCACTGGCGACCATGGCATCTATGATCAACAGCCGGAGGTCCTAGCGTGCGGCAGCCCGCTTCTGCGAGGTGTTCCTCTCGCGGAAGGAGAGTGTCATATGCCAGGTAGACGACTAACTGGAGTCTGTGGACTGGAGGCTTTTGAACCTTCTAGGCGGCAACTGTACAGGGGGGGTTGCGGATGGAAATATCTTCTGCCAGAGGAACTCGCAGCCGTCCCTAGTTCACCGAAGATGGCCATTGCGGAGTTTAAGTGTGTTATCGTGCATAAGGCGATACCTActcagggtcattttgacattgcgttactaaattaaaccacatacttatctacatgaaaataacactacaataagttacttgcgccgtaggtgtaaaataaaaaagttgcgAACAATTTTACGTGTCCTAATGCCACTTTTACTACTTTACAGAATTCGTAGCAGCGTCAACTTCATAccttcagtcagaaatacactcacgcacactccatattcgcattaa of the Manduca sexta isolate Smith_Timp_Sample1 chromosome 18, JHU_Msex_v1.0, whole genome shotgun sequence genome contains:
- the LOC119189618 gene encoding uncharacterized protein LOC119189618 — encoded protein: MRIQKFNTLLAKESKPHVLKNCSLVIDAQNYFYEMYKKSELSANYGCESNHFANFLKNELGKFIKANVKCYFIFKGGSKDIEKRRNKKMTQYYGNFVSTVFMKTICRQVLEEMGFDYVICELEAKEQCVALANKLKYPTMSNDIEVGILSNSYINYYQVSFNPTTNGIQCKLLRFSNFLRKYKLTIEKFSVFILVTDTTIYPEGFFADFLKRFEVRNQLAAQYEIILRWLSSQSKDEALNEVTKTFKPKERNDILLKEKDILNALRTPPSLGIPYHYFFNKQQIHITPNDLQWFEKGIALRYIAIPYINLYTQGIIDGGWAFHDRSMPDALLFSADIIKYALNLLSNYSRDSFQIERDNGESIKVSTKMPDVPKPDYTVSNVIFEDGWDRVEKLRLLNIFIGTLSEVPNGNSCKHCRVRQDC